A genomic segment from Octopus sinensis linkage group LG4, ASM634580v1, whole genome shotgun sequence encodes:
- the LOC115210903 gene encoding transmembrane protein 169-like produces MASDYPECSKATELEEIQEKEWIELPESSPEDQLQDNGGDQHFVTLTGTVARGYQAGQVVDVQLQISRDELRKLTLERGTKEEKLKYKSSPCSWGLHSGLHIVFLSIICIPIAWLVSLGYSFYIGCNTWYNIYLYFSEEKTIWHKISICPVLILTFPFTVGLSSLIISLYAPIIQISWNFYKWLQEFQDYEKGFYGWFCNWIGLHQCCPYEVVILDCPESIRETKLPSS; encoded by the coding sequence ATGGCATCTGATTATCCAGAATGTTCCAAAGCTACAGAATTAGAGGAAATTCAAGAAAAAGAATGGATTGAACTACCAGAATCTTCACCTGAAGATCAACTACAAGATAATGGGGGTGATCAACATTTTGTGACATTGACTGGAACAGTTGCTCGTGGCTACCAAGCTGGTCAAGTGGTAGATGTCCAGCTACAAATTTCTCGAGATGAGTTACGTAAACTAACACTTGAGAGAGGGACCAAAGAGGAAAAGCTCAAGTACAAATCTTCACCATGTTCTTGGGGACTGCATTCAGGATTGCATATTGTATTTCTGAGCATCATCTGTATACCTATTGCTTGGCTTGTTTCTTTAGGATATTCCTTCTATATTGGCTGCAATACCTggtataatatttatttgtatttttctgaagaaaagaCAATCTGGCATAAGATTTCTATTTGTCCTGTTCTCATATTAACATTTCCTTTCACTGTTGGTTTGTCATCTCTCATCATAAGTTTATATGCCCCAATTATTCAAATTTCATGGAATTTCTATAAATGGCTGCAAGAATTTCAAGATTATGAAAAAGGCTTTTATGGCTGGTTCTGTAACTGGATTGGCCTGCACCAGTGTTGTCCTTATGAAGTGGTGATACTTGACTGCCCTGAATCAATAAGAGAGACAAAATTACCTTCAAGTTAA